The genomic region GAACATAATTAAGGAAGATCCTACTATTGAGAGCGGGACGTAAGTTGGGTATCATCAATATATATGCATATACAATCAAGGAGGCAGACAAATGGAGAAATTCCCGGAATTTGAACTAGAAAATCAGGATGGGGAGAAAGTCGGCAATAAGGATTTTGAAGGAAAGACGGTCATCTATTTCTATCCGAAAGACAATACACCTGGATGCACCACCCAGGCATGCGACCTGAGGGACAACCTGGGTCACCTGAATGAACTTGGCGTGAAGGTGTATGGCGTAAATGGCGATTCCAAAAGGAAGCACAAGAACTTCATAGAGAAGAATGATCTGAATTTCGACCTTCTGGTCGATGAGGACTTCGGGCTTGCCGAGTCACTCGGCGTCTATAGGATGAAGAAAGTATTCGGCAAGGAATCCAAAGGCATCGTCAGAACGACATTCCTGGTCGATGAAGCCAGCAATATCCTGAAAAGGTGGGATAATGTCAAGGCGAAGGACCACATCGATGAATTGAAGACTTATCTGGAAGAGGAAGCATAGGATGAAGAACATATTATCGACAGTCAACCTGAAGCCGCATATGATCGAGTACATCAATGAGCATCACCCGGATATGGAGTACCGTTTCTCAAAGACAAGGGATCTTACGGAAGCGGACAAGGAGTGGTGCGAGATCTTCGTCACCTACGGTTCCAATTTCGACAGGGAGGATGTCGACCTCTAC from Salinicoccus sp. RF5 harbors:
- the bcp gene encoding thioredoxin-dependent thiol peroxidase, with product MEKFPEFELENQDGEKVGNKDFEGKTVIYFYPKDNTPGCTTQACDLRDNLGHLNELGVKVYGVNGDSKRKHKNFIEKNDLNFDLLVDEDFGLAESLGVYRMKKVFGKESKGIVRTTFLVDEASNILKRWDNVKAKDHIDELKTYLEEEA